TTGAAAGAAATTCGTAAACGATCGTTTTACATTCAATTGAGCATTTGAAAGTGCCAGACTGTCCACTTCTTTTAAAAATTGATTTTCACTTTTCAAACTGGCAGGTGTAATTATTTTATTTTTCCCAGTTTCTTCATAAAATTTATTCGCAGTATATAAAATCGTATTGTAAACAAAACGAACACATCCAAAAGTCTTGTTTATCAACAATTCTTGATCTTTATTTGGATAAATTCTGTATTTGAATGCTAAATTATATTTCATAAATTACACCTCCTTTCGATTTTGAATATTATTTTTAATTATTTCTTTAGAGATTTTATCATAAGAGTATCCTTTTTTCAATTTTTTTTACAAAAAAAGCAATTCATCTCCCACTTATAGAAGTCGGAGACTTCTTGCTATCTTTTTGTTAAAATTTTCTAACACTATTCTAAATCAACATAACTATATGGTATAATATTTTATAAATAAAATAAAAAAAGGAGATAAAAGTGATTACAACATTATGTTATTTAGAAAAAGATGAAAAATATCTAATGCTACATAGAACTAAAAAGAAAAATGATATAAATAAAGGAAAATGGCTAGGAATTGGCGGAAAATTGGAAGCTGGGGAAACACCCGAAGAGTGCTTAAAAAGAGAAGTGCAAGAGGAAACTGGCTACAAATTGAATAGTTATGAATTTCGTGGACTTGTGATTTTTAATTACAACAATGATGAGCCATTATTTATGTATCTTTACACAAGTTCAGATTTTTCAGGAAATCAGCATGAATGTGACGAAGGCAACTTAAAATGGATTCCCAAAAAAGAAATTTTTGGTTTAAAATTGTGGGAAGGCGACAAAATATTTTTAGAATTATTGTTTAAAAATACGCCATTTTTTTATTTGACTTTAAATTATGAAAACGACAATTTATTGAGCTCAAAATTAGAATTTAAAGAAAAATACAGCTGTTTTGAAGTTTTTGCTCCAGAAAATTATGTGGAAAAAATTGTGGAAAACTTACAAAAATACAACCTTTTGACAGAAGGATTTTATGCAGATGTTTATTCTACAATTGATGGAATTGGACATTGGAAAACTTTGGAAGGCGGAAATCCTTTTGACGGAGAAATTGGAAAATCCAGTGTTGCTAATGAGAAAATTATGAAATTTAGAGTGAAAAAAGAATTTTGTGAGTTAGCATATTATTTGATTAAGGAGGTTCATCCTTATGAAACGCCTGTGATTAATGTGTTTGAGATGGAAGTGTAGAATTTTATGGACTAGGGGGATTTATGAAAATAAAATTATTTAAAATTTTTAAATATTTTAAAGATATAGTTTTTTGGAATAGAGAAAAATATAATAAATATTACGAAGCGTTGAAAAAATTTTATCCTGAATATTATTTATCAATAAATGATTATGAAGAAGATGATGTTGATGAAGAGATTGAGGGAACAAACTTAGAAACAGAAAAATTTCAATATTTTAAAAATAGTGAGATAGAAAAATTATTAAAAGAATATTATGAATCATCAAATATTTCATTTTCCTTTTGGAAAGAAAAATTTTTTTGATAAATTGAAAAAAGAATGTACAACACAAGATATAAATAAAATTTACAGTTTGATTTTTGAAGGTGATAAGTGTGTTGAAACTGATAATTTGAGATTTGCGAATAAAATAGATAAAATTTTAAATCAAAATAAATTTGAAAAAGATTTTTTTAAATATAACCTTATGAATAATGATAAAAGTGAATTGAAGGAAATATTAAAAGAATACGAAGCCAATTCAGAAAAAGGAATAAAAAAATTTATTAAAAAATATTTTTTTCTAAAATATAACAAAATTTTGGGTTTATGTATAAATAGTAATGAAAATATTTTAAAAAATTGGATTTTTTCAAAGCCATTTTTCTTAAATATAGAAAATATGATGTTTAAATATAAAATGAAAAAAATAAGTAATGAAGCAATTTCAGGCTATGTTTTTTATATAACTTTAATTCCTTTATGTCTGCAATTTACAGGAATTATGCTTATGTTAATGGGAAGTTTACAAATTAATTATTGGATAATTTCATTAGTTATAGGAATAATCTTTCTTATTTTAGATTGGGATGCACTTATAAATTATAGAGAGATAGAAGGAGGTTTTTCCTCAGGAATGACAAATTGTTATTTATTTTTTGAACCAATCATTTATTTAATTTATCATTTGAAATGTCAGAATTTTAGTTATGAGAATTTTTATCAACTTTTAGGATTAAATTTAATATTTATTATATACTTTATTACAAAACAGAGAATAGTTTATCTTCGTGTAAAAAAAGTATCTAAATATTTTATAGATAGCATTTTGGGAAAAACTTATACGAAAGAACTAATAGTTGAAAATGAAATACAAGAAATTAAAAAATCAGATTTGATAGAAAATTGGATAAAACTTTTAAAAAGTAAACTTTCTAAATTAGTATTAAAAAAATATATATTTAGAAAAGTACCAGAATATGAAGGATTAATTGAAGATTTTATTCATTTTGAATCGGATGATAAAAAGAAAATTTTGGAAATTTTAAAATCTAAAGGAATTATAGAAAAAAGTAAAATACCAAAAAAAGAAAAGAAATTATTGTATAAAAGATTAAAATTATAGATTTAAAAAATAGAAAAAAGGAGAAAATTTTATGAAAAAATTAATTTGTGCAATTACAATTTTTTTAGCAACAAGTTTAGGAGCAAATGCATACACGCTTAGGGAATATGTTCAAGAAACGCTTTCTAAAAAAGGAGTAAAACAAAGTATAATTGATGAAACATCAGACTTTCTATTAGATTCAAGAGGTGAATTATCAATTATTCCACAGAAAGATGAAATTGATGAATTGATTAACAAGGCAGAAGTATTGCTGAAAAAAGATAAAAATAATGTTTTAGTTAGACAATACTTAATAACATTGTATTTAAAAAAAGGTGGGGATAAAAATATTTTAAAAGCACAAAAAATAGGTGAAGAAAATTTACAAGATAAGGAAATTACTGACTTTGAAAAATGGAGTCTGGCAGGTCTCTATTATTATCAAATTGGTCAAAAGGAAAAAGCTCAAGTATATTTTAATAAAATTAAAGAAAAATATAAAGATAAACCAGCTGTTTATGATCTAATTGAAATTGCGACTATGGAAATTGATATTCATGGTAAGAGCAAGAATTTTCAGGAATTACTTAATCAAGCATTGGAAAATGAGAAAAAAATGAAGGAAATAAAGGAAATCAGTGATAAGCAAATGAAAAAAATAGTAGTTGTTAAAGATTTTTTTCAGTCAGAAGAAAATAAAAGAGATTTTAAAATTGTAGACGAGTTAGTTTACGGATTTGATTTAACGTTAAATTTTTCAAAAATTAATGAAATATTAGAGAATTATTCGGAAGATTCAAGTGAAGAAAAAACAGAAGTTATAAAAAAAGCGATTGATTATTATTTGAGAAATATTGCAAATAATGAGAAAATGACAGAAGATTCAATAAAGTATAATATTATTCTAGAAAATATGTACTTGAAAATAATGAGGATGGTGGCATCGTTTGATGAAAAAGAAAGCGAAGAGTTTTTAAATAAATTAGAAAAAAGTAAGCTTTATGAAGTTATGAGAAAATTAGAAGAATAAGTTCAAATAAAAAGTTAAAAATTTAGTGATTAGGAGAGATAAAAATGAGAACAGCAGTATATTGCGTAAGTAAAAACGGATACGAAACATGTTTAAAAATAAGAAACAATGTTTATAAAAATTTGCATATTTATGTGTCACAAAGAGTGGCAAATATGCTCAATCTTGAAAGTGAAAATGTGGAAAATTTGTTTGTGATAAATGAGCGAGTGCCAATTTTATTAGAAAAGACATTTGATAAATATGATTTACATATTTTCGTTGCAGCAACTGGAGCAGTTGTGAGAATTATTGAAGGGAAATTTAAAAGCAAGGACACAGACCCAGCTGTTATTACAGTTGATGACCATGCTAATTTTGTGATTTCATTACTTTCAGGACATCTTGGTGGTGCAAATGAAGAATGTAAAAAAATTGCAAATGGAATCGGAGCAATCCCAGTAATTACAACAGCTTCTGACGTCGGTGGGAAAATTGCGGTTGACACATTGTCACAAAAAATTAAAGCAAAATTGGAAAGTTTGGACGATGCCAAAAGAGTGACTTCGCTTATTGTAAATGGAGAAAATGTGAGTATTCATTTGCCAAAAAATATCGTAGAAAACGACAAAAATTGTGCTGGAGCAATAATTGTTTCAAATAGAAAAAATATCGAAATTTCTAAAATTATTCCAAAAAATATTATTCTCGGAATCGGCTGCAAAAGAAATACACCGAAAGAAAAAATCATCGAAAAAATAAATTATGTAATGGAAACTCAAAATTTAGAAATGGACTCGATAAAAAAAGCCGCATCCGCTTGGGTAAAATCTGATGAAATTGGACTTTTAGAAGCAATGACGGAATTAAATATTCCAATAGAATTTTTTGAAAAAGAAAAAATTTTGGAAGTAGAAGATTTAGTTGAAGAGCGTTCAGAATTTGTAAAAAATCAAATTGGAGTGTACGGCGTTTCCGAGCCCTGTGCGTACTTAGCTTCGAGCAGAAAAGGTAGTTTTTTAGTGAAAAAAGTTAAGATGGAAGGGATTACAATTTCAATTTTTGAAGAGGAAATGTAGAATAAAAATTTAAATTTAGTAGCTTTAATAACGAAAGAAAAAATTCAGCAAGATTTATTAAAAGTAGGTGTGAAACAAGGGGTGAAATTGGATAAGAAATTTGTAGAAGAATTTGTAGTAGAAAATGAAGATGTGAGACTGAAAAAATTTATATTAGATTTTTGGAAGATATTTTTTTCGAGTAAATTTTTCAGAAAAGACGATAAAAGTTGAGAGAAAAAATTTTTATTTTCTATATTTTGAAAAAATATGCTATAATTTTGACAAAGAAAAATAAAAGATAAAGTGAGGAGAGTTTATGAAAAAATTATTATTTATATTGATGTTGGCAGTAATGGGAAATGCACTTGCAGGGACGACAGTGCAAAAAAATCGGAATACATCAATGAATATGGTATTGGGAAGTGAGAAAATTAAAATTGAAAATGCCTTTCAAAAAGATATGGAAAATATTAAGAAGATGGTTGAAAATCAGACTTTAACGGAAGTGATTAAATATTCTTTTAGTAATAATGCAGATTTATTATTTGACAAAGATTATAAAATTAGTGATTTAAATAAAAAAAAGATATTGGAAAAATTTTCTAAAGGATGTTCTGATATTTATTTGAAAAATATGAAATTAAGATTTGCTGTTAAAAATATTAAATCTATTGATAATAAAAATGTTGAAGTAGTGTATGATATAAAAATGAAGGATTTCGATAAGGCATTGGAGGGAACAGAAAAAAATTTTGAAGAAAATGTTAGGACTAATGTTTTAAAGAAATCAGGTTATAAAAGTGAAGATGAAATAGAAGCTTTAATGGTAAAAAATGGAAATGAATCAGAAAAAGTACGGATTTATGACATTATGGTAGATGAAATTTTGGATATTATAGGAAAAGCCTTGGAAAATACAAGTTTAGAAACAGTAATTTCAGCAAATGAAAAAGCAGTATTGACTGAAGTAAACGGACAATGGGAATTAAATGAACTAAAGTAAAAAAATTTAATTTATTAAAAAATTTTTTTGAAAATATGGTATAATATTAATAGAAAAATAAAAAATATATTAAGGAGAAGATCATGAAAAAATTATTATTTTTAATTATGATGATTGTTGCAGGAAATGCTTTTACAGCAGGAACACAGGCAAATGAAGATATGGCAATAAAAAGAGCACTTCAAAGCAGGCTGAATTCATTTTTCTTCACAATTGTAAATGAAGGAATAAGAGATAATGAAAGAAATCTTGAAAAGGAAGCATATAGCAAATTGTTTAAAAAGGATTATATTATCAGTAATTCTTTGAAAAGAGAGATTGTGGAAAAATATGCAAGGGAAATTTCAAGAATTACAGCAGATGAAACAAAGTTAAAATTTGATGTGAAACAAATAGATTATCTTTCAAATGGTGAGGCAGAAGTAGTTTATGATATAAAATCCAAAAGTTTGAAAAGCGTTCCAGATATGCTGGAAGTAGATGATCAAACAGAAAGAAGAATTTTAGAAAGAGCCAAGATGACCGAAAGTGAATTAGAAGCAATTATGAAGGAAAGAGGAAATGAGCCTGCTAAACGAAATTATTATAATGTTGCAATTGAAGAAAGAATAAACATGTATGAAAAAGAAGCTAAGAAAGTTACTGATGAAGAGGTAATATTACAAGATTTGCCAGCATTGATGGTAAAAGTAGATGGAAAATGGGAATCAGAGAATTTGGAAAAGGCACTAAAAGGAATTAAAGAATAAAGAAGTTTTTCCATATATTTCAGTTTTTGAAAATTACATAGTAGGAATGATCGTTTGATAAGAGATTTTGATGTGTCATTTTTACTATGTTTTTTTATATATTTTTTTTCTACGCTTGATTATACAATACACCGATATTAAAATATTGAAAAATTATAAAAAAAGTGTTGACAAAATCAATTTTTTTTTGTATAATAATTAATGTCCGTAAAGGATAAAAATATGAAGATGTTGTTGGGCTGTCGCCAAGCGGTAAGGCACTGGACTTTGACTCCAGCATGCAATGGTTCGAATCCATTCAGCCCAGCCATTTTAAAAAACAAATTACGATATTGTATTATATATACTACTAGGATTTAGTAGTTTTTTTTTTGCTTAAAAATTATAATTTAATATTTATTTTTTTAATTTTTTTGAATATAAGTATTTTAAACAAAACTATAAAATTTATTAATTTTTGCCGTTGAAAATTCAAAAAAAATGTGGTATACTCAAAATGTAAGAAATAATATATATTAATATATATTAAAATTTTTAGGAGGTATTATTAAAATGGCAGTTAAAGTAGCAATTAATGGATTTGGAAGAATCGGAAGATTAGCATTAAGATTAATGTCAGAACAAACAGACAAATTTGAAGTAGTGGCAATTAATGATTTAACAGATGCTAAAATGTTAGCACACTTATTCAAATACGATTCATCTCAAGGAAGATTCAATGGAACTATTGAAGTTAAAGAAGGAGCTTTCGTAGTAAACGGAAATGAAATTAAAGTTTTCGCAGAAGCTGATCCTGAAAAATTACCTTGGGGAGATCTAGGAGTAGACGTAGTATTAGAAGCAACAGGTTTCTTTGCAACTAAAGAAAAAGCTGAAAAACACGTAAAAGCAGGAGCTAAAAAAGTAGTTATTACTGCACCTGGTGGAAATGATGTTAAAACAGTAGTTTACAACGTAAACCACGAAATCTTAGATGGTTCAGAAACAGTTATTTCAGGAGCTTCTTGTACAACTAACTGTTTAGCACCAATGGCTAAAGCATTAAATGACAAATTTGGAATCGTAACTGGAACAATGACAACTATCCACGCTTACACAGGAGACCAAAATACATTAGATGCACCACACAGAAAAGGTGACTTAAGAAGAGCAAGAGCTGCTGCAGTAAATATCGTACCTAACTCAACAGGAGCTGCAAAAGCAATTGGATTAGTAGTACCTGAATTAAACGGAAAATTAGATGGAGCTGCTCAAAGAGTACCTGTTCCAACTGGTTCATTAACTGAATTAGTATCTATCTTAAACAAAAAAGTAACTGTTGACGAAGTAAATGCAGCTATGAAAGAAGCAGCTACTGAATCATTCGGATACACTGAAGAACCATTAGTTTCTTCTGACATCGTTGGAATTCACTTTGGATCATTATTTGATGCAACTCAAACTAAAATTGTTCAAAATGGAGATGTTCAATTAGTTAAAACTGTATCTTGGTATGACAACGAAATGTCTTATACTTCTCAATTAATCAGAACTTTAGGATACTTCGCAAGCAAAATTGCTAAATAATTGATTTAATTAAATTCTAAAAAGATCAACTTTAGGAAATCGGCTAGAAATAGTCGGTTTTCTTTTTTTATTATTTTAAATTTTCTTTTTAAAAAATCAATTTATATTTTGTAAAATATGTGCTATACTATAGTGAAATTATTTAAAGTAAAAAATTTTTAAATCTGGAGAAAAGATGAAAAATATAGAAAATATGAAAAAATTTTATGATACAATTTCAGAAAAGTATGATTTTATTTTCTCGCTTTCAGATGTTCAAAAAAATTTTTTTAAAAAATATGTCAGTGGAAAAAAAGTTCTTGATGTTGGAACGGCAACAGGAAATTTGTCAAAATTTTTAAAGAATGAAAAATTTGAAGTGACTTCGATTGACATAAATGAAAAACTTATTGAGCAGGCTGGAAAAAAGGGAATAGATGTAAAAAATCTGGATATGCTGAAAATTGATGAATTGGGAAAATTTGATACAATAATAAATGTTGGGAATACGTTGCCACATTTAAATAATAAGGATGAGATTTTTTTGTTTTTGAAAAAGGCTTATTTGCAGTTGGAAAATGGTGGGAAACTAATTATTCAGCTGATAAATTTTTATAAATTTTTTGAAAATCAAGAATTTGAATCTAATTTTTTAGGAAGTTTACCATTAATTCAGAATGAAAATGTTAAATTTGAACGTTTTTACTATAAAAGTTCAGATAATAATGTGATTTTTAAAACTATTTTGGATGAAAAATTTGAAAATGAAGAAATTTTAGTTAATGTTAATTATTTTGACTTTATGGACTTTTTTAAGAAATTAAATATAGATGATGTGAAGGTGTTTGGCGGTTTTAATGAAGCAGAATTTATTTTGGAAAAATCACAGCCATTGATATTTGTAATTACAAAAAAAGTCTAATATTATTTTTTAAAATGAAGTTTAGTATAAAAAATAATGTAAATAAATTTAGGAAATTGTAAAAGTAATAAAGATTGAATAATGGCAGTATATAATAATCATAAGTGGGGGAAGAAGCTTTATCAGGAGTGGAGAAAAGCAAGAAAACCAAAAAATACTGCGTTTATTGTAATTTTTAGAATTTTACAAATGACTAAAGAAATATAAAGAAAGGAGTGTATGGTATTTTATATAATTATTTATGTATTTATCATACAAAAAATGATGAAATCTTTTATAAATTTTATAAAAGTTGCTTTAATTGGAGCGCCACTTTTAAATAAAATGATAGGAATATTTCTTATTTCAATGTTTCCTGTAATTGAATTGCGTGGGGCGATACCAGTTGGAGCGGCTATTGGGTTGCCTTGGTATTTGAATATGATTGTTTCTATTGTGGGGAATATGCTTCCTGTGCCATTTATTCTTTTGTTTTCGGTAAAATTTTTTGAATTTATGAAAAAGCGGAATATTTTGGTAAAATTTATTGAAAAAATAGAAAATCGGGCTAAAAAACGTAGTGAAGGGCTTGCAACAGGGGAGTTTATTGGACTTATGCTGTTTGTGGCAGTTCCATTTCCTGGGACAGGTGCTTGGACAGGTGCATTGATTGCGGCTTTGCTTCAATTTGAGAGAAAAAAATCGTTTTTTTATATTGGATTGGGAGTAATAATAGCTGCTGCAGTAATGACTATGGCATCTTATGGAGTAATAAGTATTTTTGCGCCAAAACATTAAAAAATTTTAAATAGGCTGTTGAAAAATAAATATTTTTGTGGTAAAATGACTTAAAGTTAAATATTATTAAGGGAATGTTTTGGTTTCGACAGGATAAAAAGATTATTATCGGCAAGTAAGCGGGAGCTTTAAAATCCATTTTAAAATAATCGGAAACGATAATTACGCATTAGCTGCCTAAGATAGCGGCTCATCTCTTTTGGAAACGCCATTTTTCCATTAGATGATGTCATTTTTAATGGCTTACCTAAATGTATGATTATGTCATTTAGGGAAATTCTATAATCTCGCCTTTAGACTTTTGTCTGTTTAATATCTAACGGTTAAAGCGTTAAATAGACTAAACTTGTAGAAGATAGTAAGGACTTTCTATTTTGGACACGGGTTCGATTCCCGTCATTTCCACCAAAACAGAAAATAAAAAGTAAAATTTTAGATAGATTAAAAGAAGCGGGTCATTAGGCTCGTTTTTCTTTAATTAGAAATAGGAGATTTTAGTAAAAATGAAAAGAGGTATTGGAAAATCACATAGTAAAATCATATTAATTGGGGAACATTCTGTCGTTTATGGCTATCCTGCCATTGCTATTCCATTAAAAAAAATTGAGATTGAATGTGCAATAGAAGAGGCAAAAAGCAATTTTTTTTATGATGAAACAGATACACTTTCAGTCGCAATTTTTACTGCATTAAAATATTTAAAAAAAGAAAATGTAAAAATAAAATACAAAATAACTTCTCAAATTCCTCAAAAACGTGGAATGGGCTCTTCAGCAGCAGTTAGCATTGCGGCAATTCGTGCAATATTTAACTATTTTGGAGAAAATTTAGAAGATGAATTATTGGAAAAATTAGTGAATACGGCAGAAATTGTGGCTCATAAGACTCCAAGCGGGCTGGATGCAAAAACTTGCCTTAGCGATAAGGCTATAAGATTTGTAAAAAACAAGGGATTTTCATACATTGACTTAAATCTTGATGCGTATCTTGTGATTGCAGATACAGGCATTTATGGAAATACTGGTGAAGCGATTCAAAATGTGAAAAATTTAGGAAGTAAAGCTGAACTTTCCTTGAAAAAATTAGGCAGATTGACAGATGAAATGACTAGAATTTTAACTGGAAATATTGAAAATAAAGAAGAAAAAATAAAAAAAATTAGTAAAATTGGGGAAATTATGACAGCAGCAAATACAGAACTTGGAAAATTGAATATAACTATTGAAAAGACAGAGTTATTTGTAAAAACGGCGATTGAAAATGGAGCGGCTGGAGCCAAAATTTCTGGTGGCGGTTTGGGAGGCTGTGTAATTGCACTTGCCGAAAATTTGGAAATTATGGAAAAAGTAAAAGATGGATTTACAAAATGTGGGGCAGAAAATATTTGGGTGGAAAAAATTTAATATTTAAAAATTTAACGAAAAAATAAAGGAGAAAAAATGGTAAAAGTCAAATCTTATGCTAATATCGCAATTGTAAAATACTGGGGAAAAAAAGATGCAGAAAAAATGATACCTGCCACAAGCAGCATTTCTCTTACTCTTAATGATATGTTCACAGAAACAGAAATGGAATTTATAAAGGATGAGGATACTAAAATTGCTGTTGAAAAGGAAATGAAAAATGGAAATTGTAAAGATAAGTTTTCAAATATGACGGATTTATTTTATTTAAACGGAGAATTACAGGACAAGATGCATACGGAAAAGATTAGCAAGGTCGTGGATTTGTTTAGGGAAAATAGAAGTCAGAAGGTAAAAATTTCTACAACAAATAATATGCCGACAGCTGCGGGACTTTCTTCCAGTTCGAGTGGACTATCAGCTGTAATAAAGGCTTGTAATGAACTTTTTGGAAAAAATTATGCACAATCTGAACTTGCACAAATTTCAAAATTTGGTTCTGGCTCTTCTTCGAGAAGTTTTTTTGGACCAATTGCGGCTTGGGACAAGGATACTGGAGAGATTTATGAAGTTAAGACAGATTTGAAATTAGCGATGATTGTGCTTGTACTGAATGAAAATAAAAAGAAAATTTCAAGCCGAAACGGAATGGAGCTTTGTGCTAAAACTTCGACATATTTTGATGAATGGGTAAAGCAGTCTGAAATTGATTTTATAAATATGAAAAAATATCTTGCTGAAAATGATTTTGAAAAAGTGGGAACTTTAACAGAAGAAAATGCCCTTAGAATGCACAAGACAACTGAAACTGCAAATCCGCCGTTTTCATATTTTAATGAAAAAACTTACGAAGCAATGGATTTTGTAAAAAATTTGAGAAATAATGGGGAGAAATGCTATTTTACGATGGATGCTGGACCTAATGTGAAGGTGCTTTGTCTAGAAGAGGATTTAGAAAAATTGGCAGAAATTTTTGGGCAGAAATATAAGATTATTGTAAGTAAAACTGTTAAATTATGATTTTGGAAAGGTTTTTGAATAATGAGGGTAAATTAAGAAAATTTGACATAGTTGCAGGTATATTATTTGAAATTGCGACAATAATTTTAACTGGCAAAAGTGTATTTTCAATGTTGACGCCTGCGGTTACTGGATTAATTATTTGTGTGACTTAAAAAAGAAAAACTGATAGAAAAGGAGGATAGATTGTGGGATATATAAAAATACTAGATGAAAAAGTGTCAAATATTATTGCTGCTGGGGAAGTTGTGGAAAATCCAGCTTCGATGATTAAGGAGATGATTGAAAATTCACTGGATGCGAAGGCTACAATGATAAAAATTGAAGTTTTCAAATCTGGAACTGATGTTAAAGTAAGTGATAACGGAATTGGGATGGATAAGGATGATACGCTTTTGTCAGTTGAGCGGCATGCCACTTCTAAGATTAAGGAAAAGGAGGATGTCTTTAATTTAAGTACTTATGGCTTTCGTGGAGAAGCTCTGTCATCTATTGCAGCGGTGTCTAAGCTTACGATTACTACACGTTCTGAAAACAGTCCTGCGGGGTATAGAATTGGCTGTTATGGCGGGGTTGTGAGAAAGTTTGAGGAAGTTTCAAGAAATGTTGGGACAGAAATGGAAGTCAGGGATTTATTTTACAATACGCCTGCTAGGAGAAAATTTTTGAGAAAGATGTCAACAGAGTATGGAAAAATTAGGGATATTGTGCTAAAGGAGGCGCTTTCCAATA
The DNA window shown above is from Leptotrichia wadei and carries:
- a CDS encoding NUDIX domain-containing protein, which gives rise to MITTLCYLEKDEKYLMLHRTKKKNDINKGKWLGIGGKLEAGETPEECLKREVQEETGYKLNSYEFRGLVIFNYNNDEPLFMYLYTSSDFSGNQHECDEGNLKWIPKKEIFGLKLWEGDKIFLELLFKNTPFFYLTLNYENDNLLSSKLEFKEKYSCFEVFAPENYVEKIVENLQKYNLLTEGFYADVYSTIDGIGHWKTLEGGNPFDGEIGKSSVANEKIMKFRVKKEFCELAYYLIKEVHPYETPVINVFEMEV
- the cbiG gene encoding cobalt-precorrin 5A hydrolase, producing the protein MRTAVYCVSKNGYETCLKIRNNVYKNLHIYVSQRVANMLNLESENVENLFVINERVPILLEKTFDKYDLHIFVAATGAVVRIIEGKFKSKDTDPAVITVDDHANFVISLLSGHLGGANEECKKIANGIGAIPVITTASDVGGKIAVDTLSQKIKAKLESLDDAKRVTSLIVNGENVSIHLPKNIVENDKNCAGAIIVSNRKNIEISKIIPKNIILGIGCKRNTPKEKIIEKINYVMETQNLEMDSIKKAASAWVKSDEIGLLEAMTELNIPIEFFEKEKILEVEDLVEERSEFVKNQIGVYGVSEPCAYLASSRKGSFLVKKVKMEGITISIFEEEM
- the gap gene encoding type I glyceraldehyde-3-phosphate dehydrogenase, producing MAVKVAINGFGRIGRLALRLMSEQTDKFEVVAINDLTDAKMLAHLFKYDSSQGRFNGTIEVKEGAFVVNGNEIKVFAEADPEKLPWGDLGVDVVLEATGFFATKEKAEKHVKAGAKKVVITAPGGNDVKTVVYNVNHEILDGSETVISGASCTTNCLAPMAKALNDKFGIVTGTMTTIHAYTGDQNTLDAPHRKGDLRRARAAAVNIVPNSTGAAKAIGLVVPELNGKLDGAAQRVPVPTGSLTELVSILNKKVTVDEVNAAMKEAATESFGYTEEPLVSSDIVGIHFGSLFDATQTKIVQNGDVQLVKTVSWYDNEMSYTSQLIRTLGYFASKIAK
- a CDS encoding class I SAM-dependent methyltransferase yields the protein MKNIENMKKFYDTISEKYDFIFSLSDVQKNFFKKYVSGKKVLDVGTATGNLSKFLKNEKFEVTSIDINEKLIEQAGKKGIDVKNLDMLKIDELGKFDTIINVGNTLPHLNNKDEIFLFLKKAYLQLENGGKLIIQLINFYKFFENQEFESNFLGSLPLIQNENVKFERFYYKSSDNNVIFKTILDEKFENEEILVNVNYFDFMDFFKKLNIDDVKVFGGFNEAEFILEKSQPLIFVITKKV
- a CDS encoding COG2426 family protein, encoding MMKSFINFIKVALIGAPLLNKMIGIFLISMFPVIELRGAIPVGAAIGLPWYLNMIVSIVGNMLPVPFILLFSVKFFEFMKKRNILVKFIEKIENRAKKRSEGLATGEFIGLMLFVAVPFPGTGAWTGALIAALLQFERKKSFFYIGLGVIIAAAVMTMASYGVISIFAPKH
- the mvk gene encoding mevalonate kinase, producing MKRGIGKSHSKIILIGEHSVVYGYPAIAIPLKKIEIECAIEEAKSNFFYDETDTLSVAIFTALKYLKKENVKIKYKITSQIPQKRGMGSSAAVSIAAIRAIFNYFGENLEDELLEKLVNTAEIVAHKTPSGLDAKTCLSDKAIRFVKNKGFSYIDLNLDAYLVIADTGIYGNTGEAIQNVKNLGSKAELSLKKLGRLTDEMTRILTGNIENKEEKIKKISKIGEIMTAANTELGKLNITIEKTELFVKTAIENGAAGAKISGGGLGGCVIALAENLEIMEKVKDGFTKCGAENIWVEKI
- the mvaD gene encoding diphosphomevalonate decarboxylase, encoding MVKVKSYANIAIVKYWGKKDAEKMIPATSSISLTLNDMFTETEMEFIKDEDTKIAVEKEMKNGNCKDKFSNMTDLFYLNGELQDKMHTEKISKVVDLFRENRSQKVKISTTNNMPTAAGLSSSSSGLSAVIKACNELFGKNYAQSELAQISKFGSGSSSRSFFGPIAAWDKDTGEIYEVKTDLKLAMIVLVLNENKKKISSRNGMELCAKTSTYFDEWVKQSEIDFINMKKYLAENDFEKVGTLTEENALRMHKTTETANPPFSYFNEKTYEAMDFVKNLRNNGEKCYFTMDAGPNVKVLCLEEDLEKLAEIFGQKYKIIVSKTVKL